The following are encoded in a window of Oncorhynchus keta strain PuntledgeMale-10-30-2019 chromosome 10, Oket_V2, whole genome shotgun sequence genomic DNA:
- the LOC118389226 gene encoding SEC14-like protein 1 isoform X3: protein MVQKYQSPIRVYKQPFELVMEAYERRFPTCHLIPMFVDSEVLEETESEDGSIHQVQRRCKLDVDAPRLLKRIAGVDYVYFSQENTLNKRERTLHIESHNETFSNRVIIHELCSYSAHPENEDWTCFEQSASLDIKSFFGFESTVEKMAMKQYASSIKKGKEIIEFYLNQLEEEGISHVPRWTPSLDAPPSSSVTTKHVFATPKLLHLELPVTPAVSIPVSTDASDHEIATATNNDATQSDATSNDAASQPDNQTENQTGTPDDKLDADYIKRYLGDLTPLQESCLIRLRQWLQESHKGKIPKDEHILRFLRARDFNMEKAREILCQSLTWRKQHQVDYLLETWTSPQVLNDYYTGGWHHHDKEGRPLYILRLGQMDTKGLVRALGEESLLRHVLSINEEGLRRCEENTKVFGRPISCWTCLVDLEGLNMRHLWRPGVKALLRIIEVVEANYPETLGRLLILRAPRVFPVLWTLVSPFIDENTRKKFLIYAGNDYQGPGGLLDYIDKEVIPDFLGGECMCEVPEGGLVPKSLYRTAEELENEDISLWTETIYQSASVFKGAPHEVVIEIIDASSVITWDFDVCKGDVVFHLYHSKRAPQTPRKDPLVGQHSSITTPGGNNVQLIDKSWNLGLDYSMVESPLTCKEGESVQGSHVTRWPGFYILQWKFHTMPGSASTNLPRVDDVLASLQVSSHKCKVMYYTEVIGSEDFRMACFDVQSLGSMTSLESSHSGFSQLSHATSSSNHSQSSSMISR, encoded by the exons ATTGCGGGGGTGGACTATGTGTACTTCAGCCAGGAGAACACTctgaacaagagagagaggacgCTCCACATAGAGTCCCACAACGAGACCTTCTCCAACAGAGTCATCATCCACGAACTCTGCAGCTACTCg GCCCACCCTGAGAATGAGGACTGGACATGTTTCGAACAGTCGGCCAGCCTGGACATCAAATCGTTCTTTGGCTTCGAGAGCACGGTGGAGAAGATGGCCATGAAGCAGTACGCCAGCAGTAtcaagaag GGTAAGGAGATCATAGAGTTCTACCTAAACCAGCTAGAGGAAGAGGGGATAAGCCACGTGCCCCGCTGGACTCCCTCCCTGGatgctcccccctcctcctccgtcACCACCAAACATGTCTTTGCCACCCCAAAGCTCCTCCACCTGGAGCTGCCTGTCACGCCCGCCGTCTCAATCCCCGTGTCCACTGATGCCAGTGACCATGAGATTGCCACTGCCACCAATAATGATGCCACCCAAAGTGATGCCACCAGCAACGATGCCGCTAGCCAACCTGACAACCAGACAGAGAACCAGACGGGCACACCTGATG acaAGTTGGATGCAGACTACATCAAGCGCTACTTGGGAGACCTGACACCTCTGCAGGAGAGCTGTCTGATCAGACTACGACAGTGGCTGCAGGAGAGCCACAAGGGCAAG ATCCCTAAGGACGAACACATCCTTCGTTTCCTGCGGGCCAGGGACTTTAACATGGAGAAGGCCAGGGAGATCCTGTGTCAGTCCTTAAcatggaggaaacagcaccaggTGGACTATCTGTTAGAGACGTGGACCTCACCACAGGTCCTCAATGACTACTACACTGGAGGGTGGCACCACCATGATAAAG AGGGTCGTCCTCTCTATATCCTGCGTCTGGGACAGATGGACACCAAGGGGCTGGTCCGAGCCCTGGGGGAGGAGTCTCTACTCAGACAC GTTCTATCCATAAACGAGGAGGGCCTAAGGCGCTGTGAGGAGAACACCAAAGTCTTCGGCCGACCAATCAG ttgttggACTTGTCTGGTGGACCTCGAAGGGTTAAACATGCGCCACCTGTGGCGACCGGGGGTTAAGGCCCTTCTGAGAATCATTGAGGTGGTGGAGGCCAACTACCCAGAGACCCTGGGACGTCTGCTCATACTGAGGGCTCCTAGAGTCTTCCCTGTGCTCTGGACCCTG GTGAGCCCGTTCATCGACGAGAACACCCGTAAGAAGTTCCTGATCTATGCTGGAAATGACTACCAGGGCCCCGGTGGCCTGCTGGACTACATAGACAAGGAGGTCATCCCTGACTTCCTGGGAGGAGAGTGTATG TGTGAAGTCCCAGAGGGAGGCCTGGTTCCCAAGTCTCTGTACCGTACTGCAGAGGAGCTGGAGAACGAAGACATCAGCCTGTGGACAGAGACTATCTACCAGAGTGCCAGCGTCTTCAAGGGAGCGCCCCACGAG GTGGTGATCGAGATCATCGACGCCTCCTCCGTGATCACCTGGGACTTTGACGTGTGTAAGGGCGACGTGGTCTTCCACCTCTACCACTCCAAGCGCGCCCCCCAAACCCCCCGCAAGGACCCCCTAGTGGGGCAACACAGCAGCATCACCACCCCCGGGGGGAACAACGTCCAGCTCATAGACAAGTCCTGGAACTTAGGCCTGGACTACAGCATGGTGGAGTCACCACTCACCTGCAAGGAGGGGGAGAGCGTGCAG ggTTCCCACGTGACCAGGTGGCCCGGGTTCTACATCCTGCAGTGGAAGTTCCACACCATGCCGGGCAGCGCCTCCACCAACCTGCCCCGCGTGGACGACGTCCTCGCCTCCCTGCAGGTCTCCTCACACAAGTGCAAAGTCATGTACTACACAGAGGTCATTGGCTCCGAGGACttcag AATGGCTTGCTTTGATGTTCAAAGTTT GGGCTCTATGACCAGTTTGGAGTCGAGTCACAGTGGTTTCTCCCAGCTCAGCCACGctacctcctcctctaaccactcccagtccagctccatgatcTCCAGGTAG
- the LOC118389226 gene encoding SEC14-like protein 1 isoform X2, whose protein sequence is MVQKYQSPIRVYKQPFELVMEAYERRFPTCHLIPMFVDSEVLEETESEDGSIHQVQRRCKLDVDAPRLLKRIAGVDYVYFSQENTLNKRERTLHIESHNETFSNRVIIHELCSYSAHPENEDWTCFEQSASLDIKSFFGFESTVEKMAMKQYASSIKKGKEIIEFYLNQLEEEGISHVPRWTPSLDAPPSSSVTTKHVFATPKLLHLELPVTPAVSIPVSTDASDHEIATATNNDATQSDATSNDAASQPDNQTENQTGTPDDKLDADYIKRYLGDLTPLQESCLIRLRQWLQESHKGKTLTLTPSSPSSPPFQIPKDEHILRFLRARDFNMEKAREILCQSLTWRKQHQVDYLLETWTSPQVLNDYYTGGWHHHDKEGRPLYILRLGQMDTKGLVRALGEESLLRHVLSINEEGLRRCEENTKVFGRPISCWTCLVDLEGLNMRHLWRPGVKALLRIIEVVEANYPETLGRLLILRAPRVFPVLWTLVSPFIDENTRKKFLIYAGNDYQGPGGLLDYIDKEVIPDFLGGECMCEVPEGGLVPKSLYRTAEELENEDISLWTETIYQSASVFKGAPHEVVIEIIDASSVITWDFDVCKGDVVFHLYHSKRAPQTPRKDPLVGQHSSITTPGGNNVQLIDKSWNLGLDYSMVESPLTCKEGESVQGSHVTRWPGFYILQWKFHTMPGSASTNLPRVDDVLASLQVSSHKCKVMYYTEVIGSEDFRGSMTSLESSHSGFSQLSHATSSSNHSQSSSMISR, encoded by the exons ATTGCGGGGGTGGACTATGTGTACTTCAGCCAGGAGAACACTctgaacaagagagagaggacgCTCCACATAGAGTCCCACAACGAGACCTTCTCCAACAGAGTCATCATCCACGAACTCTGCAGCTACTCg GCCCACCCTGAGAATGAGGACTGGACATGTTTCGAACAGTCGGCCAGCCTGGACATCAAATCGTTCTTTGGCTTCGAGAGCACGGTGGAGAAGATGGCCATGAAGCAGTACGCCAGCAGTAtcaagaag GGTAAGGAGATCATAGAGTTCTACCTAAACCAGCTAGAGGAAGAGGGGATAAGCCACGTGCCCCGCTGGACTCCCTCCCTGGatgctcccccctcctcctccgtcACCACCAAACATGTCTTTGCCACCCCAAAGCTCCTCCACCTGGAGCTGCCTGTCACGCCCGCCGTCTCAATCCCCGTGTCCACTGATGCCAGTGACCATGAGATTGCCACTGCCACCAATAATGATGCCACCCAAAGTGATGCCACCAGCAACGATGCCGCTAGCCAACCTGACAACCAGACAGAGAACCAGACGGGCACACCTGATG acaAGTTGGATGCAGACTACATCAAGCGCTACTTGGGAGACCTGACACCTCTGCAGGAGAGCTGTCTGATCAGACTACGACAGTGGCTGCAGGAGAGCCACAAGGGCAAG ACCCTtaccctcactccctcctctccctcctcgccACCTTTCCAGATCCCTAAGGACGAACACATCCTTCGTTTCCTGCGGGCCAGGGACTTTAACATGGAGAAGGCCAGGGAGATCCTGTGTCAGTCCTTAAcatggaggaaacagcaccaggTGGACTATCTGTTAGAGACGTGGACCTCACCACAGGTCCTCAATGACTACTACACTGGAGGGTGGCACCACCATGATAAAG AGGGTCGTCCTCTCTATATCCTGCGTCTGGGACAGATGGACACCAAGGGGCTGGTCCGAGCCCTGGGGGAGGAGTCTCTACTCAGACAC GTTCTATCCATAAACGAGGAGGGCCTAAGGCGCTGTGAGGAGAACACCAAAGTCTTCGGCCGACCAATCAG ttgttggACTTGTCTGGTGGACCTCGAAGGGTTAAACATGCGCCACCTGTGGCGACCGGGGGTTAAGGCCCTTCTGAGAATCATTGAGGTGGTGGAGGCCAACTACCCAGAGACCCTGGGACGTCTGCTCATACTGAGGGCTCCTAGAGTCTTCCCTGTGCTCTGGACCCTG GTGAGCCCGTTCATCGACGAGAACACCCGTAAGAAGTTCCTGATCTATGCTGGAAATGACTACCAGGGCCCCGGTGGCCTGCTGGACTACATAGACAAGGAGGTCATCCCTGACTTCCTGGGAGGAGAGTGTATG TGTGAAGTCCCAGAGGGAGGCCTGGTTCCCAAGTCTCTGTACCGTACTGCAGAGGAGCTGGAGAACGAAGACATCAGCCTGTGGACAGAGACTATCTACCAGAGTGCCAGCGTCTTCAAGGGAGCGCCCCACGAG GTGGTGATCGAGATCATCGACGCCTCCTCCGTGATCACCTGGGACTTTGACGTGTGTAAGGGCGACGTGGTCTTCCACCTCTACCACTCCAAGCGCGCCCCCCAAACCCCCCGCAAGGACCCCCTAGTGGGGCAACACAGCAGCATCACCACCCCCGGGGGGAACAACGTCCAGCTCATAGACAAGTCCTGGAACTTAGGCCTGGACTACAGCATGGTGGAGTCACCACTCACCTGCAAGGAGGGGGAGAGCGTGCAG ggTTCCCACGTGACCAGGTGGCCCGGGTTCTACATCCTGCAGTGGAAGTTCCACACCATGCCGGGCAGCGCCTCCACCAACCTGCCCCGCGTGGACGACGTCCTCGCCTCCCTGCAGGTCTCCTCACACAAGTGCAAAGTCATGTACTACACAGAGGTCATTGGCTCCGAGGACttcag GGGCTCTATGACCAGTTTGGAGTCGAGTCACAGTGGTTTCTCCCAGCTCAGCCACGctacctcctcctctaaccactcccagtccagctccatgatcTCCAGGTAG
- the LOC118389226 gene encoding SEC14-like protein 1 isoform X1, with translation MVQKYQSPIRVYKQPFELVMEAYERRFPTCHLIPMFVDSEVLEETESEDGSIHQVQRRCKLDVDAPRLLKRIAGVDYVYFSQENTLNKRERTLHIESHNETFSNRVIIHELCSYSAHPENEDWTCFEQSASLDIKSFFGFESTVEKMAMKQYASSIKKGKEIIEFYLNQLEEEGISHVPRWTPSLDAPPSSSVTTKHVFATPKLLHLELPVTPAVSIPVSTDASDHEIATATNNDATQSDATSNDAASQPDNQTENQTGTPDDKLDADYIKRYLGDLTPLQESCLIRLRQWLQESHKGKTLTLTPSSPSSPPFQIPKDEHILRFLRARDFNMEKAREILCQSLTWRKQHQVDYLLETWTSPQVLNDYYTGGWHHHDKEGRPLYILRLGQMDTKGLVRALGEESLLRHVLSINEEGLRRCEENTKVFGRPISCWTCLVDLEGLNMRHLWRPGVKALLRIIEVVEANYPETLGRLLILRAPRVFPVLWTLVSPFIDENTRKKFLIYAGNDYQGPGGLLDYIDKEVIPDFLGGECMCEVPEGGLVPKSLYRTAEELENEDISLWTETIYQSASVFKGAPHEVVIEIIDASSVITWDFDVCKGDVVFHLYHSKRAPQTPRKDPLVGQHSSITTPGGNNVQLIDKSWNLGLDYSMVESPLTCKEGESVQGSHVTRWPGFYILQWKFHTMPGSASTNLPRVDDVLASLQVSSHKCKVMYYTEVIGSEDFRMACFDVQSLGSMTSLESSHSGFSQLSHATSSSNHSQSSSMISR, from the exons ATTGCGGGGGTGGACTATGTGTACTTCAGCCAGGAGAACACTctgaacaagagagagaggacgCTCCACATAGAGTCCCACAACGAGACCTTCTCCAACAGAGTCATCATCCACGAACTCTGCAGCTACTCg GCCCACCCTGAGAATGAGGACTGGACATGTTTCGAACAGTCGGCCAGCCTGGACATCAAATCGTTCTTTGGCTTCGAGAGCACGGTGGAGAAGATGGCCATGAAGCAGTACGCCAGCAGTAtcaagaag GGTAAGGAGATCATAGAGTTCTACCTAAACCAGCTAGAGGAAGAGGGGATAAGCCACGTGCCCCGCTGGACTCCCTCCCTGGatgctcccccctcctcctccgtcACCACCAAACATGTCTTTGCCACCCCAAAGCTCCTCCACCTGGAGCTGCCTGTCACGCCCGCCGTCTCAATCCCCGTGTCCACTGATGCCAGTGACCATGAGATTGCCACTGCCACCAATAATGATGCCACCCAAAGTGATGCCACCAGCAACGATGCCGCTAGCCAACCTGACAACCAGACAGAGAACCAGACGGGCACACCTGATG acaAGTTGGATGCAGACTACATCAAGCGCTACTTGGGAGACCTGACACCTCTGCAGGAGAGCTGTCTGATCAGACTACGACAGTGGCTGCAGGAGAGCCACAAGGGCAAG ACCCTtaccctcactccctcctctccctcctcgccACCTTTCCAGATCCCTAAGGACGAACACATCCTTCGTTTCCTGCGGGCCAGGGACTTTAACATGGAGAAGGCCAGGGAGATCCTGTGTCAGTCCTTAAcatggaggaaacagcaccaggTGGACTATCTGTTAGAGACGTGGACCTCACCACAGGTCCTCAATGACTACTACACTGGAGGGTGGCACCACCATGATAAAG AGGGTCGTCCTCTCTATATCCTGCGTCTGGGACAGATGGACACCAAGGGGCTGGTCCGAGCCCTGGGGGAGGAGTCTCTACTCAGACAC GTTCTATCCATAAACGAGGAGGGCCTAAGGCGCTGTGAGGAGAACACCAAAGTCTTCGGCCGACCAATCAG ttgttggACTTGTCTGGTGGACCTCGAAGGGTTAAACATGCGCCACCTGTGGCGACCGGGGGTTAAGGCCCTTCTGAGAATCATTGAGGTGGTGGAGGCCAACTACCCAGAGACCCTGGGACGTCTGCTCATACTGAGGGCTCCTAGAGTCTTCCCTGTGCTCTGGACCCTG GTGAGCCCGTTCATCGACGAGAACACCCGTAAGAAGTTCCTGATCTATGCTGGAAATGACTACCAGGGCCCCGGTGGCCTGCTGGACTACATAGACAAGGAGGTCATCCCTGACTTCCTGGGAGGAGAGTGTATG TGTGAAGTCCCAGAGGGAGGCCTGGTTCCCAAGTCTCTGTACCGTACTGCAGAGGAGCTGGAGAACGAAGACATCAGCCTGTGGACAGAGACTATCTACCAGAGTGCCAGCGTCTTCAAGGGAGCGCCCCACGAG GTGGTGATCGAGATCATCGACGCCTCCTCCGTGATCACCTGGGACTTTGACGTGTGTAAGGGCGACGTGGTCTTCCACCTCTACCACTCCAAGCGCGCCCCCCAAACCCCCCGCAAGGACCCCCTAGTGGGGCAACACAGCAGCATCACCACCCCCGGGGGGAACAACGTCCAGCTCATAGACAAGTCCTGGAACTTAGGCCTGGACTACAGCATGGTGGAGTCACCACTCACCTGCAAGGAGGGGGAGAGCGTGCAG ggTTCCCACGTGACCAGGTGGCCCGGGTTCTACATCCTGCAGTGGAAGTTCCACACCATGCCGGGCAGCGCCTCCACCAACCTGCCCCGCGTGGACGACGTCCTCGCCTCCCTGCAGGTCTCCTCACACAAGTGCAAAGTCATGTACTACACAGAGGTCATTGGCTCCGAGGACttcag AATGGCTTGCTTTGATGTTCAAAGTTT GGGCTCTATGACCAGTTTGGAGTCGAGTCACAGTGGTTTCTCCCAGCTCAGCCACGctacctcctcctctaaccactcccagtccagctccatgatcTCCAGGTAG
- the LOC118389226 gene encoding SEC14-like protein 1 isoform X4 encodes MVQKYQSPIRVYKQPFELVMEAYERRFPTCHLIPMFVDSEVLEETESEDGSIHQVQRRCKLDVDAPRLLKRIAGVDYVYFSQENTLNKRERTLHIESHNETFSNRVIIHELCSYSAHPENEDWTCFEQSASLDIKSFFGFESTVEKMAMKQYASSIKKGKEIIEFYLNQLEEEGISHVPRWTPSLDAPPSSSVTTKHVFATPKLLHLELPVTPAVSIPVSTDASDHEIATATNNDATQSDATSNDAASQPDNQTENQTGTPDDKLDADYIKRYLGDLTPLQESCLIRLRQWLQESHKGKIPKDEHILRFLRARDFNMEKAREILCQSLTWRKQHQVDYLLETWTSPQVLNDYYTGGWHHHDKEGRPLYILRLGQMDTKGLVRALGEESLLRHVLSINEEGLRRCEENTKVFGRPISCWTCLVDLEGLNMRHLWRPGVKALLRIIEVVEANYPETLGRLLILRAPRVFPVLWTLVSPFIDENTRKKFLIYAGNDYQGPGGLLDYIDKEVIPDFLGGECMCEVPEGGLVPKSLYRTAEELENEDISLWTETIYQSASVFKGAPHEVVIEIIDASSVITWDFDVCKGDVVFHLYHSKRAPQTPRKDPLVGQHSSITTPGGNNVQLIDKSWNLGLDYSMVESPLTCKEGESVQGSHVTRWPGFYILQWKFHTMPGSASTNLPRVDDVLASLQVSSHKCKVMYYTEVIGSEDFRGSMTSLESSHSGFSQLSHATSSSNHSQSSSMISR; translated from the exons ATTGCGGGGGTGGACTATGTGTACTTCAGCCAGGAGAACACTctgaacaagagagagaggacgCTCCACATAGAGTCCCACAACGAGACCTTCTCCAACAGAGTCATCATCCACGAACTCTGCAGCTACTCg GCCCACCCTGAGAATGAGGACTGGACATGTTTCGAACAGTCGGCCAGCCTGGACATCAAATCGTTCTTTGGCTTCGAGAGCACGGTGGAGAAGATGGCCATGAAGCAGTACGCCAGCAGTAtcaagaag GGTAAGGAGATCATAGAGTTCTACCTAAACCAGCTAGAGGAAGAGGGGATAAGCCACGTGCCCCGCTGGACTCCCTCCCTGGatgctcccccctcctcctccgtcACCACCAAACATGTCTTTGCCACCCCAAAGCTCCTCCACCTGGAGCTGCCTGTCACGCCCGCCGTCTCAATCCCCGTGTCCACTGATGCCAGTGACCATGAGATTGCCACTGCCACCAATAATGATGCCACCCAAAGTGATGCCACCAGCAACGATGCCGCTAGCCAACCTGACAACCAGACAGAGAACCAGACGGGCACACCTGATG acaAGTTGGATGCAGACTACATCAAGCGCTACTTGGGAGACCTGACACCTCTGCAGGAGAGCTGTCTGATCAGACTACGACAGTGGCTGCAGGAGAGCCACAAGGGCAAG ATCCCTAAGGACGAACACATCCTTCGTTTCCTGCGGGCCAGGGACTTTAACATGGAGAAGGCCAGGGAGATCCTGTGTCAGTCCTTAAcatggaggaaacagcaccaggTGGACTATCTGTTAGAGACGTGGACCTCACCACAGGTCCTCAATGACTACTACACTGGAGGGTGGCACCACCATGATAAAG AGGGTCGTCCTCTCTATATCCTGCGTCTGGGACAGATGGACACCAAGGGGCTGGTCCGAGCCCTGGGGGAGGAGTCTCTACTCAGACAC GTTCTATCCATAAACGAGGAGGGCCTAAGGCGCTGTGAGGAGAACACCAAAGTCTTCGGCCGACCAATCAG ttgttggACTTGTCTGGTGGACCTCGAAGGGTTAAACATGCGCCACCTGTGGCGACCGGGGGTTAAGGCCCTTCTGAGAATCATTGAGGTGGTGGAGGCCAACTACCCAGAGACCCTGGGACGTCTGCTCATACTGAGGGCTCCTAGAGTCTTCCCTGTGCTCTGGACCCTG GTGAGCCCGTTCATCGACGAGAACACCCGTAAGAAGTTCCTGATCTATGCTGGAAATGACTACCAGGGCCCCGGTGGCCTGCTGGACTACATAGACAAGGAGGTCATCCCTGACTTCCTGGGAGGAGAGTGTATG TGTGAAGTCCCAGAGGGAGGCCTGGTTCCCAAGTCTCTGTACCGTACTGCAGAGGAGCTGGAGAACGAAGACATCAGCCTGTGGACAGAGACTATCTACCAGAGTGCCAGCGTCTTCAAGGGAGCGCCCCACGAG GTGGTGATCGAGATCATCGACGCCTCCTCCGTGATCACCTGGGACTTTGACGTGTGTAAGGGCGACGTGGTCTTCCACCTCTACCACTCCAAGCGCGCCCCCCAAACCCCCCGCAAGGACCCCCTAGTGGGGCAACACAGCAGCATCACCACCCCCGGGGGGAACAACGTCCAGCTCATAGACAAGTCCTGGAACTTAGGCCTGGACTACAGCATGGTGGAGTCACCACTCACCTGCAAGGAGGGGGAGAGCGTGCAG ggTTCCCACGTGACCAGGTGGCCCGGGTTCTACATCCTGCAGTGGAAGTTCCACACCATGCCGGGCAGCGCCTCCACCAACCTGCCCCGCGTGGACGACGTCCTCGCCTCCCTGCAGGTCTCCTCACACAAGTGCAAAGTCATGTACTACACAGAGGTCATTGGCTCCGAGGACttcag GGGCTCTATGACCAGTTTGGAGTCGAGTCACAGTGGTTTCTCCCAGCTCAGCCACGctacctcctcctctaaccactcccagtccagctccatgatcTCCAGGTAG